The following proteins are encoded in a genomic region of Arachis stenosperma cultivar V10309 chromosome 4, arast.V10309.gnm1.PFL2, whole genome shotgun sequence:
- the LOC130976472 gene encoding uncharacterized protein At4g06744-like, with translation MENSSGILTTLFITFLLLIPSCCVIFVNCKTLESSSLSLDLTIPDILGFLDERLALIFPIIQAFKTTITSDPLGITSTWSGPNICNYTGFYCDNPPDNKTAVTVASIDFNGFQLSAPSLDGFIDQLSDLAIFHANSNNFSGTISPNIAKLKFLYELDLSNNLLSGVFPVSVLNMPTLSFLDIRYNLFSGTVPPSIFTQALDVLFLNNNNFALTLPNNLGDTKALYLTLANNKFTGPIPRSIRKASATLTEVLFLNNLLTGCLPYEIGFLKKATLFDAGNNLLTGPLPSSLGCLESVEQLNLARNLLYGQIPEVVCALGNLANLSLSYNYFTKVGPLCRNMIKKGVADVRKNCISGLPNQRSAQECFAFFLSRRSCGNPAWFNFLPCKIPPWKKPNSESNSTVTTTRKRNLLSYSAPFRNRVLL, from the exons ATGGAAAATAGTTCAGGAATTTTAACAACATTGTTCATCACCTTTTTACTACTAATTCCTTCTTGTTGTGTTATCTTTGTGAATTGCAAAACCCTTGAAAGTTCATCACTATCACTAGATTTGACGATCCCAGACATTTTAGGGTTCTTAGACGAGAGACTAGCTCTTATATTCCCAATAATTCAAGCATTCAAGACCACAATAACTTCTGACCCGTTGGGTATAACCTCAACATGGAGTGGTCCAAACATATGCAACTACACTGGCTTCTACTGCGACAACCCACCGGACAACAAAACCGCCGTAACCGTCGCATCCATAGATTTCAACGGCTTCCAGCTCTCCGCTCCGTCCCTCGACGGCTTCATAGACCAGCTCTCGGACTTGGCAATATTTCACGCCAACTCCAACAACTTCTCTGGCACCATTTCTCCGAACATAGCAAAACTAAAGTTCCTGTACGAACTGGACTTGAGTAACAACCTCCTCTCCGGCGTGTTCCCCGTTTCCGTTCTCAACATGCCCACATTGTCCTTTCTCGACATAAG GTACAATTTGTTTTCCGGAACAGTGCCACCCAGCATATTTACCCAAGCTTTGGACGTACTTTTTCTGAACAACAACAATTTCGCCCTGACTCTTCCCAACAACTTAGGGGACACAAAGGCTCTCTACCTCACTCTCGCAAACAACAAATTCACCGGCCCCATTCCACGAAGCATCAGAAAAGCCTCGGCCACGCTGACCGAGGTTCTCTTCCTCAACAACCTCCTGACCGGTTGCCTGCCCTATGAGATCGGGTTCTTGAAAAAGGCCACCCTCTTCGACGCCGGAAACAACCTCCTCACAGGGCCGTTGCCGTCCTCCTTGGGCTGCTTGGAGAGCGTGGAGCAGCTAAACCTAGCCAGGAATCTGTTGTATGGACAAATTCCGGAAGTGGTGTGCGCACTTGGTAACTTGGCGAATTTGTCACTGTCCTATAACTACTTCACCAAGGTGGGACCACTGTGCAGGAATATGATTAAGAAGGGTGTTGCTGATGTGAGGAAGAACTGTATTTCGGGGCTTCCGAATCAGAGATCGGCGCAGGAGTGTTTTGCGTTTTTCTTGTCGCGGAGAAGTTGCGGGAACCCGGCGTGGTTTAACTTCTTACCGTGTAAGATTCCGCCGTGGAAGAAACCTAATAGTGAGAGCAATAGTACAGTAACAACGACGAGGAAGAGGAATTTGCTTTCATATTCTGCTCCTTTCAGAAATAGAGTGCTTTTGTAG